The DNA region ATCCCATCTCCTCAACTAATATGAACATGCAAATCTTATGCCATGGAaaccaaacaaagaaaaaatcatcaaattaaaaCCAATATGAATATGCAAATGCGGCAACAACCTCGACCTCATCGGAGACACAACCACCATGGCCACATGCTGACAACACAGGGCACCACAACCGCTGCGGTACGGGACACTGTAAACGCGACAACGACCTCGACCTCATCGAAGGATGAGGAAATAGATCTCGAGCACAAatctttaaagaaaaagtgaTATGATGTTTGCAAATTTGTTGTTCATATTCTGGAACAGTTAAAGGGAAACGAAAGTTTCAATCTTGCAGTGTGATGAGAGAGATCTGTGACGCAGATTTCTTCATGGCAATTTGTGATTCGCGTTGGGTTGTTGGATGCGAGGGTTCTTTCACTGTAGGGGCGAGGCTGAAGGGTTGTCATATGTTGAATCAATTTGGATAAGATGTGAAGGAGCTTTGACAATGGTAGTTTGCGGCAGTGCATGGTGACGAAGAAGGTTACGCTGCAAGAAAGTTTGGAGCTTGTTGCGGCAGCGAGAAAGGACGATGATGTGGTAGCAGATtggtagtggtggtggtggtgttaaGAAAGACAGTGGAGGTGTTGAGGAGGACGGCGAAGGTGTCTACGGCGACAATGAGGGGTTTGCTGGTGTCGAAAGTATCGTCGGTAAAAGAGAAAGGGGACAGAGACGTATACTATAATAGATGCTGTCTTTGAATAAATATGTTCTTTcgccaaataagaaaaaaatccatAATAATCTAATTCAACAAAATgactttttaaaacaatatatgTTATCTATAAGGAAGAAAACATGATGTCTCTACGTcgggaaaaaaaatgtgtttttagtccacgtaataatttataaaatccttgattttaatttatgtacttTACTATGGAATATTTTAATCCTTGaacttttaaaaatcaatgtttttaGGTTTAGTCCTTTAAGACATATGTCACATAGGAAAATGTTGTTAACAATGTCTTTGGTTGTTTTGAAACGTTCACAAATTAAAATGCTTGATTGTGAAGtagaaagactaaaatcaagaattttataaaatatagtgataaaaaagtaaaaacatactttttctcttaaatgttattctttttgtttcataataagtgtcatacaaaaactaaagagaaaaaataagtgttactttaattttttaatataatattaatattttttttcactaatattcttaaaaagTGTAAACGTAATATTATTAATACGGTcagttttgtaaaattattattattagagggAGGCACTGCTTAAACCGTTAAACGTGATTATCTCTCATTGAGGAGACGTAAATGAAAGAATAGAGTGGGATTTGTGAGAAATTGAGGTTTTATGAAGTGGCATAAGCTTATTAGACAAGTTTCCTAATAGGTCTGAAGTCAACCCACCCTACCCGGAGCTTCGTTCTGGACAttattctctcttctcttctcttctgtgCTGTGCTTAATTTCCAGGTTTCTTCACAAACAAACCATTTCATTTATTCACGTCTTCATATAAGCCTTCTTTCCATTCTCATTCTGTTCTGAtctgttattttagtttttgttttcagCAATGGATGACGTCAAAGACAAGGTGAAGGGCTTCATGAAGAAAGTCAACaaccctttctcttcttcctcatcTGCCAAATTCAAGGGCCAAGGTAGAGTCcttggttcttcttcttcttcttctacaccCGCTAATTCCAATCCTACCCCTCGCCCCTACCCTAATTCGCAGAAACCCTCCTCCTCTTCAGCTGTAACCAATCCCAAACCCTCGCCCCAGAAAACGGAGCAAAATAAAACCACCGATAAGCCTCGCAAAGATGATGGCTTTGACCCCTTTGATTCTTTGGTCACTAATTCCAATAGATCGCAAAATGGGTATTCGCTGAACGTGTTCGAATGCCCCATTTGTAAACAACCCTTTAGATCCGAAGAAGAGGTGTCTGCACACGTTGACGGTTGTTTGAATAACCCTGTTGAGCGTGGAAGTGATGATGGAAATGGGGTCTCAGAGAGTGATGGTGGGTCTAATGATACTAATACTGAATTGGAGGTTTGTGTTGGGACTTACATATCAGGGAAGCCATCTGAGGGATCGGTTGATGTGATTCTCAAACTGTTGAGGAATATTGGTAGGGAACCTGAGAATGTAAAGTTTAGGAGGATCAGGATGAATAATCCCAAGATTAAAGAGGCTGTTGGTGATGTTGCCGGGGGAGTTGAGTTGCTGAGTTTCGTAGGGTTTGAACTCAGGGAGGAGAATGGAGAGACATGGGCAGTGATGGAGTTTCCCTCTGAGgaacaaataaaattcattcaGAGAGCAATAGTGTTGCTGGAATCACAACTTGTACAACAAGGACCTCCTAAGAGAGACGATTTGCCGTCTGCAACTTCTACCGAGATGGGTCCAAAGGCAGAAACAAAGCCGGTTGACAGACAAGTACAAATTGTGTCTCTTGGTTGCATTTAAGTATAGCCAATGTGCATTTTGCTCTTATAGGAAGTTTTTGTGCGTTTTGAATTCATATTCTGGCTGGAAAATCTACCTGTGAATAATTTACTAATGTGTTGAAGATCTAGAAAACCACTGGTTTTAATCTCAGTAGCACGGATTACAggattaagaacataaaagataTCTAACACTGGAATAGCTGAGTTAAGATAGGATATGAAGCATATACAAGGCCTGTCTGGGTAAGTTTCTTTAGAAGCACTTCTATGAGAAGAAGAAAACTGAAATGAGCTTCTTCATAAGCTAAAATTAGCTCTCCATTAGCTAAGCTCTCTCATATAATCATTGCCATTAGGTTTGGTAACTGTAACTTTATATATAGAGTTGAAGCCTAAGGTTTCTTTGTTGCCCTTATATCTTTGCTTTTGTTTCTGGATGTAAAAGTAGGGGGCATATCAAATTATAGGTTCTTTTGGACAGTGGTCTAGGGTTGTGTGGACAATTAGACATTGTGAAAATTGTGATAGGTTTGGTCAAAACACTTCTGCAAGGGTTGATAACCAGGGCTGGCATATGCTGGTTTAAATTTGGGTGTCATATGCAGTTAACAAAAGGGGCATAGGCAGAGAAGATTTAAGCTAAACTACTAGCAAGCTATCATGGTGGTGCCCAAGTATAAACACCCAAAGAGAAACTCATCCTGATACAAtaattcaacaacaaaaaaataattcatgcataaaagttaaatattttacttGAGTTCATGTCTCTATTGTTCTTCAAAAAGGAATGCACctgttttaatttatgtaagGTTGGAATTAGTTATGTGTAGATCATGCATGCGATATGTGTAATTTACTCTCAAGTTACTGCTAAATGTCTACAGCCATAAAAGTATGATCCAAAATGTCATTAATAAATCCTCAGAACTTTtctaattctttctttttttccatttGTTAGCCCCATAATTCCAAACTAATGTAACTTTCGGAGTGCTTGGCCACAACCTGTTGACTTGAATGTGAATAATTTTCAGTCTTCGTTCCATTTTTTCTATTCATCAAGAGGAAAAGGCAGAGCAATAGAAACCTAAATTTAAACAAGgatatattttgttaattgcTGACATATCTAACTCAGCTGCGGAAATTGTTAGTAACTGTGACTGTATGAGACATATAAATCTAATCTCCAGTATTTCTCATTTCCTTGGTGAAATCTCATTGTTTGAGACTTTGAGTAATTCTGTTTGGTGGTTTAGTTATTAGTTTGGCTCTTTattgattttcaaaaataagaaatcaacTAATCTTTAGATTGAATATGTCTGTTTTTTCCATTTAAAATTGCTCTTACAGGTGAAGGTCTTCTTTGCTGTCCCTGAAAGTGTTGCAGCTAAAATTGAGCTGCCAGATTCCTTCTATAAACTTTCAGCTGAAGAGGTCAGAAGAGAAGCTGaattaaggagaaaaaagaTTGCTGATTCTCAGCTTTTAATCCCCAAGTCACTTAAAGAAAAGCAAGCAAAAGTTTCCAGGAAGAGATACACAAAAACTATTATCAGGATTCAATTTCCAGATGGAGTTGTACTTCAAGGTGTATTTGCTCCATGGGAAACAACTATTGCTCTCTATGAGGTTTGTCCTTTTCTACttgattttaagtttgatttttctcatgtTTTTGGACCAAGATTTTGTTTGTCCATCTGATGTGGTATTTTGTGGTATACTGGAGCAATCTAGCTTTACATCTGGTTC from Glycine soja cultivar W05 chromosome 8, ASM419377v2, whole genome shotgun sequence includes:
- the LOC114421199 gene encoding plant UBX domain-containing protein 2-like, with the translated sequence MDDVKDKVKGFMKKVNNPFSSSSSAKFKGQGRVLGSSSSSSTPANSNPTPRPYPNSQKPSSSSAVTNPKPSPQKTEQNKTTDKPRKDDGFDPFDSLVTNSNRSQNGYSLNVFECPICKQPFRSEEEVSAHVDGCLNNPVERGSDDGNGVSESDGGSNDTNTELEVCVGTYISGKPSEGSVDVILKLLRNIGREPENVKFRRIRMNNPKIKEAVGDVAGGVELLSFVGFELREENGETWAVMEFPSEEQIKFIQRAIVLLESQLVQQGPPKRDDLPSATSTEMGPKAETKPVDRQVKVFFAVPESVAAKIELPDSFYKLSAEEVRREAELRRKKIADSQLLIPKSLKEKQAKVSRKRYTKTIIRIQFPDGVVLQGVFAPWETTIALYEFVSSALKEPGLEFELMHPVLIQRRVIPHFPKAGENAKTIEEEDLVPSALIKFKPLETDSVVFTGLRNELLEISEPLVNG